The following proteins are co-located in the Vigna unguiculata cultivar IT97K-499-35 chromosome 9, ASM411807v1, whole genome shotgun sequence genome:
- the LOC114164573 gene encoding uncharacterized protein LOC114164573, whose product MKPSTESNNAIIIDIDSPSRSQSFVEKHEQLNVPLLLRQPSYATHELRNLRTTLQCCALDHSSFLKKLISYVVFIFLTITVPLFTSLFVHIPASQLDPFSFNKLLQLPQSALAIFAFFTLSRFFPSYGLRQLLFLDVLQDDSINVRRGYTRHIQKAFRYLACMVLPSFIVELVHKIIFFSRVEISVPGGTLLNWVVFVLVLLSWVYRTGLFLLACVIFRLTCELQIRRFEGLHKLFEGCESDANTIFREHVRIRRQLWITSHRYRFFIISCLVTITVSQLTSLLLVLESKSDTTFFNSGDLVICSAVQLCGFVLCLTGAARITHRAQGIVSIAAKWHMVVTNASETMQSKGQMQEVLPSPSDSDSGSDSSEIHISETPQPCFFHTRHALVTYLHHNCGGITVFGFVLDRGLLHTVFAFEFSMVLWILSMVVV is encoded by the exons ATGAAGCCCTCCACAGAATCAAACAACGCTATCATCATCGACATTGATTCCCCGAGCAGAAGCCAATCATTCGTGGAAAAACACGAACAACTCAACGTTCCGTTGCTCCTCCGACAACCATCTTATGCCACCCACGAACTGCGAAACCTACGCACAACCCTTCAATGTTGTGCTCTCGACCACTCTTCCTTCCTCAAAAAACTCATTTCCTATGTTGTCTTCATATTCCTCACCATCACTGTCCCTCTCTTCACTTCTCTCTTCGTTCACATCCCTGCTTCCCAACTCGACCCCTTTAGCTTCAACAAGCTCCTCCAACTACCACAATCAGCCCTCGCCATTTTCGCCTTCTTCACCCTCTCCCGTTTCTTCCCAAG TTATGGGCTCAGACAGCTTCTGTTCCTAGACGTGTTACAAGATGACTCCATCAATGTCCGACGTGGGTACACGCGCCACATTCAGAAAGCATTCAGATACTTAGCGTGCATGGTGTTACCTTCCTTCATCGTGGAACTTGTTCACAAAATCATCTTCTTTTCCAGGGTGGAAATTTCTGTCCCGGGTGGGACCCTCCTGAACTGGGTTGTGTTCGTTTTAGTGTTGCTTTCTTGGGTCTACAGAACGGGCTTGTTCTTGTTGGCATGTGTAATTTTCAGGCTTACCTGCGAGCTTCAGATACGGAGGTTCGAAGGACTTCACAAACTCTTTGAAGGGTGTGAATCTGATGCAAACACGATATTCAGAGAGCATGTCAGAATCAGGAGACAATTGTGGATAACAAGCCATAGATACAGGTTCTTTATAATAAGCTGCTTGGTCACAATCACGGTTAGTCAATTAACTTCTCTCTTGCTGGTTTTGGAATCCAAATCTGACACCACCTTCTTCAATTCCGGTGATCTTGTG ATTTGTTCTGCTGTGCAGTTGTGTGGATTTGTGTTGTGTCTTACTGGTGCTGCGAGAATCACGCATAGGGCTCAAGGGATTGTGTCAATTGCAGCAAAGTGGCACATGGTGGTGACCAATGCATCTGAAACAATGCAGAGCAAAGGCCAAATGCAAGAGGTGTTACCCAGTCCTTCTGATTCTGATTCTGGTTCTGATTCATCGGAAATACATATATCAGAAACCCCACAACCTTGTTTTTTCCATACCAGACATGCTTTAG TGACGTATTTGCACCACAACTGTGGAGGGATAACAGTGTTTGGGTTTGTACTTGATCGAGGATTGCTTCATACTGTGTTTGCGTTTGAGTTCTCTATGGTGCTTTGGATTCTGAGTATGGTGGTTGTCTAG
- the LOC114164701 gene encoding pollen receptor-like kinase 4 yields the protein MAHMHMLHCFCLLILFTCFWPSLADNAQVLINFKRFLSNADALSNWGNQSIGVCSWTGVLCFNQSFHGLRLEHMGLGGTVDVDTLLQLSNLNSFSVINNNFEGPMPEFKKIVSLRALFLSNNKFSGEIPDDAFDGMIRLKRVFLAENDFTGHIPTSLVELPKLLDVDIHGNSFEGNIPEFKQSDFRVFNLSYNKLEGRIPESLSSKDPTSFAGNQGLCGSPLSPCVGNPTPPAKPDQPPDSNTGKENKKKRIILTVIVVVGVIVLASILALVIIRYRRKKPVLVKDAQPQPQNVTPFSSESKSIVVTAESKKSEDGGLNFVGNEREGIDLQDLLRASAEVLGSGSFGSTYKAMLLNGPVVVVKRFKNMNDVGKKEFFDHMNRLGKLSHPNLLPLVAFYYGKEEKLLVHDFAENGSLASHLHGRSGVELNWGTRLKIIKGVARGLAYLYREFPNQALPHGHLKSSNVVLDGSFEARLAEYGLVAVVEKSHAQQFMVGYKSPEASQFEKPSEKSDVWCLGILILELLTGKFPASYLRHGKGASEDLAAWVNSIVSEGWSGEVLDKGIPGRGNGEGEMVKLLRIGMGCCEWSLESRWGWKEAVAKIEELKESDDGGEGGSEGDNLYSLSTSLDDFSLSHSIS from the exons ATGGCGCATATGCATATGCTACACTGCTTCTGTCTTCTCATCCTCTTCACTTGCTTTTGGCCTTCACTCGCTGACAATGCTCAAGTTCTGATAAACTTCAAGAGATTCTTGTCCAATGCTGATGCTTTAAGCAACTGGGGGAACCAATCTATTGGTGTGTGTAGCTGGACTGGTGTACTGTGTTTCAATCAGAGTTTTCATGGCTTGAGATTAGAACACATGGGACTCGGTGGCACTGTTGACGTAGACACGCTGCTTCAGTTGTCTAATTTGAACAGCTTTAGTGTCATCAACAACAACTTTGAGGGTCCAATGCCTGAATTCAAGAAGATTGTGAGTTTAAGGGCTTTGTTTCTGAGCAATAACAAGTTCTCTGGTGAAATCCCAGATGATGCTTTTGATGGCATGATACGTCTCAAGAGAGTGTTCTTGGCTGAAAATGACTTCACGGGTCATATTCCCACGTCCTTGGTCGAATTGCCTAAACTTTTGGATGTGGATATACATGGAAATAGTTTTGAAGGAAACATACCAGAATTTAAACAGAGTGATTTCAGAGTGTTTAATTTGTCTTACAACAAGTTAGAGGGTCGAATACCAGAAAGCTTAAGCAGCAAGGATCCAACTTCATTTGCTG GTAATCAAGGTCTATGTGGAAGTCCTCTAAGCCCCTGCGTTGGAAACCCCACCCCACCCGCGAAACCTGATCAACCACCAGATTCAAATACAGggaaagaaaacaagaaaaaacgcATTATTTTAACAGTTATTGTAGTGGTGGGGGTGATTGTGCTGGCTTCAATACTAGCACTCGTGATCATCCGTTACCGTCGAAAGAAACCCGTGCTGGTCAAAGATGCACAACCCCAACCCCAGAACGTTACTCCGTTTTCTAGCGAGTCCAAATCCATTGTTGTGACAGCTGAATCCAAGAAAAGTGAAGACGGAGGGTTGAACTTCGTTGGGAACGAGAGGGAGGGAATTGACCTGCAAGACCTGCTAAGGGCCTCGGCTGAAGTTCTGGGGAGTGGCAGTTTTGGATCCACGTACAAGGCCATGCTTCTGAACGGGccggtggtggtggtgaagaGATTCAAGAACATGAACGACGTGGGGAAGAAAGAGTTTTTTGACCACATGAACAGGCTCGGAAAATTGTCACACCCGAATCTACTCCCTCTCGTTGCATTCTACTACGGAAAAGAAGAGAAGCTTTTGGTTCATGACTTTGCTGAAAATGGCAGCTTGGCCAGTCATCTTCACG GAAGGAGTGGTGTTGAGTTGAACTGGGGAACTCGTTTGAAGATCATAAAAGGAGTGGCGAGGGGATTGGCATATCTGTACAGGGAGTTCCCCAACCAAGCTTTACCGCACGGTCATCTGAAATCGTCGAACGTTGTACTGGACGGTTCCTTCGAGGCTCGTTTGGCGGAGTACGGACTTGTGGCGGTGGTGGAGAAGAGCCATGCTCAGCAGTTCATGGTGGGTTACAAGTCTCCAGAGGCGAGCCAGTTTGAGAAGCCGAGCGAGAAGAGCGACGTGTGGTGTCTGGGGATTCTGATACTGGAGCTTCTGACGGGGAAGTTCCCTGCGAGTTATCTGAGGCATGGGAAGGGAGCGAGTGAGGATTTGGCGGCGTGGGTGAACTCCATAGTGAGCGAAGGGTGGAGCGGGGAGGTGCTTGATAAGGGGATTCCTGGGAGAGGGAACGGAGAGGGTGAGATGGTGAAGCTGTTAAGGATTGGAATGGGGTGCTGCGAATGGAGCTTGGAGAGTAGGTGGGGTTGGAAGGAGGCTGTGGCAAAGATTGAGGAGTTGAAGGAGAGtgatgatggtggtgaaggtggAAGTGAAGGGGATAATCTCTACTCACTTTCTACCAGTCTCGATGACTTCTCTCTCTCGCACTCTATTTCATGA
- the LOC114164285 gene encoding ribonuclease H2 subunit B — translation MARVCVNSTFPRALNFAIHRHSNFSLVIFPVKSLYSKIYGCRRRERSVTGGVRAFESSSAKPMSWCDGVQEPRALVAPDPGTDGNGSGQMIMLRHPKSGNATQYLFANGMLQELHWFKNLYGSWFLGDYITEDGRLYLSTPIDPVFIMLPIFEEARMKKGDDLGRFRQLDEILFIDGYPGYMQLMSVVENCMRLVSEVKEVGSSKFFRLDDSKVLRWLCYKVCQLKQTLPNLDKNYAVQSEKDTLIDAVSILGEYLKEKPWLELLCNHLKINILEVTGKVQVNAEGSNPGLCNELQEQRSEDKKATTAKKGRPAKKVKLETESHNIKDMFTRASRKKS, via the exons ATGGCGCGAGTATGTGTGAACTCCACATTCCCGCGCGCACTTAATTTTGCGATTCATCGCCACTCTAACTTCTCCCTCGTTATCTTCCCTGTAAAGTCTCTTTACTCTAAGAT TTACGGTTGCCGGCGAAGGGAACGATCGGTGACTGGTGGTGTTAGGGCTTTTGAATCCTCTTCTGCTAAACCTATGAGTTGGTGCGATGGCGTTCAGGAACCACGGGCTCTTGTCGCGCCTG ATCCTGGCACCGATGGAAATGGTTCGGGACAGATGATAATGCTCCGCCATCCCAAATCTG GAAATGCAACGCAGTATCTGTTTGCAAATGGAATGCTTCAAGAACTTCACTGGTTTAAGAACTTGTATGGATCTTGGTTTTTGGGAGATTATATAACTGAAG ATGGTCGGTTGTATTTATCCACACCAATTGATCCTGTTTTCATCATGTTGCCTATATTTGAGGAAGCCAGAATGAAG AAAGGGGATGATCTTGGGAGGTTCAGGCAATTGGATGagatattatttattgatgGCTATCCAGGATATATGCAGTTAATGTCTGTTGTGGAGAATTGCATGCGACTTGTTTCTGAAGTCAAAG AAGTTGGATCCTCAAAATTCTTCAGACTTGATGACTCAAAGGTTCTACGTTGGTTGTGCTATAAG GTTTGTCAGCTAAAACAGACACTACCCAATTTGGACAAAAACTATGCCGTTCAGTCAGAGAAAGACACAT TGATTGATGCAGTCTCTATATTAGGAGAGTATTTGAAGGAAAAGCCTTGGTTGGAGCTTTTGTGTAACCATCTTAA GATAAATATACTTGAGGTTACTGGAAAAGTACAAGTAAATGCTGAAGGAAGTAACCCAGGTTTATGTAACGAATTACAG GAACAACGGAGTGAAGATAAGAAGGCTACAACTGCAAAGAAAGGTAGACCAGCGAAGAAGGTAAAATTGGAGACAGAATCACACAACATCAAAGACATGTTTACGAGGGCCTCCCGAAAGAAAAGCTAA
- the LOC114163821 gene encoding probable nucleoredoxin 3 encodes MAGLNFEATYTDNHDILKILEAEGVEFLLSSEGKVPVSECNGKVMCLFFSANWCRPCRAFTPHLVELYETLRKRGINIEIIFISFDRDEDGFKEHFKSMTWLAVPFDVNLHRRLIDRYRVDRIPSFIPLCSDAITVEEDLIGCIEDYGADAFPFTRKRHQELKAMDERKLEEANLEELLGHEGRRFLICGDDRKVPISEVAGKTIGLYFCAYWSPPCCAFTVQLRDAYNKLKAAKGDCFEIVVISTDRDLDEFNVNKSSMPWLAVPYEDRTRHDLRRIFNIKGIPALVLIGADGKVISVNGKFMISSYGAEAFPFTESRIRDLEAALRKEGEALPKQVEDVKHEHVLKLDMAKAYVCDSCRKQGKFWTFSCDVCDYDLHPSCLEKAN; translated from the exons ATGGCAGGGTTAAATTTTGAAGCCACATATACTGACAACCATGATATTCTGAAGATACTTGAAGCTGAAGGTGTTGAGTTCCTTTTATCTTCTGAAGGGAAG GTACCTGTGTCAGAATGCAATGGGAAAGTCATGTGCCTATTTTTCAGTGCAAACTGGTGCAGGCCTTGCAGAGCTTTCACTCCCCATCTTGTTGAACTTTATGAAACACTGAGAAAGAGGGGAATAAATATAGAGATCATCTTCATCTCCTTTGACCGTGATGAGGATGGATTTAAAGAGCACTTCAAGAGCATGACATGGCTAGCTGTCCCATTTGATGTAAATTTGCACAGAAGACTGATTGACAGATACAGAGTTGATAGAATCCCATCATTTATTCCATTATGTTCAGATGCTATAACTGTTGAAGAAGACTTGATTGGCTGCATTGAAGATTATGGTGCTGATGCATTTCCTTTCACTAGGAAGAGACACCAGGAATTGAAAGCCATGGATGAAAGGAAGCTTGAGGAAGCAAACTTGGAAGAGTTATTGGGACATGAAGGACGCCGCTTTCTCATCTGTGGAGATGATAGAAAG GTGCCCATATCTGAAGTAGCTGGTAAAACCATAGGCCTGTATTTTTGTGCCTACTGGTCTCCTCCTTGCTGTGCCTTCACTGTCCAACTTAGAGATGCATACAACAAACTCAAGGCTGCAAAAGGAGACTGCTTTGAGATTGTTGTAATATCAACAGATAGGGATCTTGATGAATTCAATGTCAACAAAAGTAGTATGCCATGGCTTGCTGTTCCATATGAGGACAGGACAAGGCATGACCTTAGAAGAATCTTCAATATAAAGGGCATTCCTGCATTGGTTCTCATTGGAGCAGATGGCAAAGTAATCAGTGTGAATGGCAAGTTTATGATCTCCTCATATGGTGCAGAAGCTTTTCCCTTTACCGAATCACGGATAAGAGACCTAGAAGCAGCTCTGAGAAAGGAAGGAGAGGCTTTGCCAAAGCAGGTTGAAGATGTGAAGCATGAACATGTGCTGAAACTGGATATGGCCAAAGCATATGTATGTGATTCCTGTAGAAAGCAAGGGAAGTTCTGGACATTCTCTTGTGATGTTTGTGACTATGACCTGCACCCAAGTTGTCTAGAAAAGGCCAACTAG